Proteins encoded by one window of Filimonas effusa:
- a CDS encoding phosphodiester glycosidase family protein translates to MLHRYCCYIAIPAVLLAGMACSSHDDVYGNVRPVTPDPVTPPVVTDTVVSLPSDWKKAAALMEGLPSGIAVYQNTTAYNGKALNAYCVAFDPKNAQLELKPVLPEKNTKPAAIYAAEPGKPYVCINGGFFGTNASYSLVQYNGVVSAVNIKSLGRQYNGTAATYYPTRGAFGITAAGAPDITWIYHVGTGNGTIYSYPAPSPNVLNSAPQQQPTAGFPAGGVQWNVASAIGGSPVLIKNGNINVTDTAELIDIDNSISRARSAIGYTGTGKIVLVAVQGGDVGTGGGGGLSLRELADLMKRMGCTAALNLDGGGSTSMVVNGKLTVKPSDTAGERAVMSAIILKKK, encoded by the coding sequence ATGCTTCACCGATATTGTTGCTATATAGCCATACCTGCCGTTTTGCTGGCAGGTATGGCTTGCTCTTCGCATGACGATGTTTACGGCAATGTAAGGCCGGTAACTCCTGATCCGGTAACACCCCCGGTTGTAACCGATACGGTAGTGTCTCTGCCCTCCGACTGGAAAAAAGCTGCTGCATTAATGGAAGGGCTGCCTTCCGGTATAGCAGTGTATCAGAATACTACAGCTTATAATGGTAAGGCTTTAAATGCCTATTGTGTAGCCTTCGATCCTAAGAATGCTCAGCTCGAGCTTAAACCGGTGCTTCCGGAAAAGAATACCAAACCCGCTGCCATTTATGCTGCGGAACCAGGAAAGCCTTATGTGTGTATCAATGGTGGCTTTTTCGGAACCAATGCTTCTTATAGTCTTGTGCAATATAATGGCGTCGTAAGTGCAGTTAACATTAAGTCGCTGGGCAGGCAATATAACGGTACGGCTGCAACCTATTACCCTACACGCGGCGCCTTCGGTATTACTGCTGCCGGTGCGCCCGATATCACCTGGATTTATCATGTAGGAACCGGCAATGGAACTATTTATAGTTACCCGGCTCCCAGTCCCAATGTACTTAACAGTGCTCCTCAGCAACAACCAACAGCTGGTTTCCCGGCAGGCGGAGTGCAGTGGAATGTTGCCAGCGCCATTGGCGGCTCTCCGGTACTTATAAAAAATGGAAATATAAATGTTACAGATACCGCTGAGCTGATAGATATCGACAACTCCATCTCAAGAGCGCGCAGTGCCATCGGTTATACCGGTACAGGTAAGATCGTATTGGTGGCTGTTCAGGGAGGCGATGTTGGCACCGGCGGTGGAGGAGGACTTAGCTTGCGTGAACTGGCCGATCTCATGAAGCGTATGGGGTGCACCGCAGCCCTGAATCTCGACGGTGGCGGATCTACCAGTATGGTAGTGAACGGAAAATTAACAGTGAAGCCTTCCGATACGGCAGGAGAAAGGGCTGTAATGAGTGCAATCATTCTAAAAAAGAAATAA